Part of the Flavobacterium alkalisoli genome is shown below.
AAGTATTAATTTCCTTACGGGTAAAAAGAGTACAACGACAGGAGAAAAATTATTTGATGACAATGACAACAGTTTAATTCAAACTACCTGGGAAGACATAGAAACAAATGAATTGATTAACTTAGCAAACCTGAAGTGGCCCAACGAAATTGAATTTTGATATGAAAAAAGTATTTGCCCTTATAGCCTTTATGTGGTCGGTTGCGGTGCTTGCACAAAACGAGCAGCTGGCACAAAACTATTTTGAAAAAGGCGAGTTTGAAAAAGCACTGGTTATCTATCAGGACCTTGATGCAAGGCATCAAAATAATACTTTTTTTATTCAGAAGATCATTGCCTGCTACCAGCAGCTGCAACAATATGGCGAAGCCGAAAAGCTTATTAACGAAAAACTTAAAAGCACCGAAAAACCTTACCTGTATGTAGAGCTTGGCTACAACTATCAGTTACAGGGCGATAAGGAAAAGGCCGAAAAGAATTATAACAAAGCAATAGAAACCGTAGCACAAAACCCTTCAAACGTTTATGCCGTAGCTTCAACTTTTGAACAGAAGGTACAGGTAGAAAAAGCACTTGAAGCTTACGAGACAGCCACCTCTATAAACAAAAGCCTGAATTTTGATTACCAAATGGCATTACTACAGGGACAGTTAGGTAATATAGACCTGATGATAGAGCGACTGCTTAGCTACTCTTATAACAACAAACAGTCTTTGCCTGTTGTACAAAATCAGCTTTCCCGATTCATGAATGAGGAGAGCAACACTTTTAATACCTCTCTGCGCAAAGCACTCCTTGTAAATACCCAGAAAAACCAGGATATCTTTTGGAATCACTTCTTAAGCTGGTTTTATGTTCAGGAAAAAGATTATAGTAAAGCGTTTATTCAGGAAAAGGCCATTTTTAAACGTGACCCCGATACCTTTAACAATATTGTTATACTGGCAAGGGTAGCAGCCGATGAAAACGAAACGGAAACCGCACGCGAGATATATGGCTTTGTACTTGAAAACACAACAGACCCTGACCTGCTGTTACAGGCACATGAATATCTTATTACGGCAGATATAAAAGACGGTACCGAGAAAGAATACCCTGCCATAGAGCAGCGCATAAACAACCTGCTTACAGAATATGGTACCGGACCTACAACATTGGACCTGCAGATTCTTAAAGCTGACTTTGAAGCTTTTCATTTAAAAAACACGCAGGCCGGTATAAATACGCTTAACACCACACTGGACCAACAGCTTAACCGTTACCAGAAAGCCAAAGTAAAAATGAAGCTTTCGGATATATTACTGCTGGATGAGAAATTCAATCAGGCAATTATTTATTATGCCCAAATTGAAGACGATCTCAAAAATGATGCGGTAGCACACGAAGCCAGTCTTAAAGTAGCCAAGGCAAGTTATTTTAAAGGTGATTTTGAGTGGGCACAAAAACAGCTCAAGGTTCTTAAGTCGTCATCATCGCAGTTAATTGCCAACGATGCCTTAGAGCTTTACCTGCTTATAATTGATAATACTGTAGAAGACAGCACCCAAACAGCCCTTAAAAAGTTTGCCCGTGCCGACTTTAAACTATACCAAAACAAAAAGACCGAAGCTCTAGATGCCTACAAGGATATACTGGCAAACGACAAGACACAAAGCATTCAGGATGTTACCCTGCTTCGCATA
Proteins encoded:
- a CDS encoding tetratricopeptide repeat protein, with amino-acid sequence MKKVFALIAFMWSVAVLAQNEQLAQNYFEKGEFEKALVIYQDLDARHQNNTFFIQKIIACYQQLQQYGEAEKLINEKLKSTEKPYLYVELGYNYQLQGDKEKAEKNYNKAIETVAQNPSNVYAVASTFEQKVQVEKALEAYETATSINKSLNFDYQMALLQGQLGNIDLMIERLLSYSYNNKQSLPVVQNQLSRFMNEESNTFNTSLRKALLVNTQKNQDIFWNHFLSWFYVQEKDYSKAFIQEKAIFKRDPDTFNNIVILARVAADENETETAREIYGFVLENTTDPDLLLQAHEYLITADIKDGTEKEYPAIEQRINNLLTEYGTGPTTLDLQILKADFEAFHLKNTQAGINTLNTTLDQQLNRYQKAKVKMKLSDILLLDEKFNQAIIYYAQIEDDLKNDAVAHEASLKVAKASYFKGDFEWAQKQLKVLKSSSSQLIANDALELYLLIIDNTVEDSTQTALKKFARADFKLYQNKKTEALDAYKDILANDKTQSIQDVTLLRIGRLYEEQKQYDLALQYYKQIIDNYADGIYVDEALFYSAEIYNKQLEDTGKAMPLYEKVIFNHQDSIHFVEARKQYRQLRGDANS